Proteins from a single region of Rhipicephalus sanguineus isolate Rsan-2018 chromosome 5, BIME_Rsan_1.4, whole genome shotgun sequence:
- the LOC119394651 gene encoding LOW QUALITY PROTEIN: acetylcholinesterase-1 (The sequence of the model RefSeq protein was modified relative to this genomic sequence to represent the inferred CDS: deleted 1 base in 1 codon) yields MSVTRLAILLAVAAAAVPIASAAKIYRPAVYTTSGKLVGLKKEAFGRPVDVFYGIPYAEPPLDDLRFQKPVPVTPWKGLRDASTPPFPCKQPDFFVHQNYTILTRNSTEDCLYLNVWTPARYCRDIKTCGPKAVMVFIHGGAFTYGSSSWSFYDGIHFAAAGDVVVVTLNYRVGPFGFFSSRLDGLNGNQGMYDQILALTWVKSNIKHFGGDPELITVFGQSAGAISVGYLLVSPLSRGLFRRAIMESGSPFWMLHDSRDTALQKSFSLANALGCTTGFEKTIEDPQVMSCLRSKDANEIVSVATEVLGSQAETFFPSRDGELFPDDANVLMDAMKTTGVELLIGNNRNEGTYFVYNFLTKGLKFQNLAHITKDELGFYMVLFFRTMLQSGVNEIREFYLDKLNSTDPGVVLQRGSDAVGDFLITCPSRYFAEKYQRKGQPVYYYQFSHRPSFSVWPPWMGATHFDEFPFVFAHAMAFPELVTPEETSLSRQLVEIWTTFAKIGRMPTLGKIAWPRYSAEGPYMVDINLKVLTIKKGPQEENCNFWRRYFKLDG; encoded by the exons ATGAGCGTAACACGGCTCGCCATTCTcctggcggtggcggcggcggcagttcCCATCGCCTCTGCCGCCAAGATATACCGACCCGCCGTGTACACTACTTCC GGCAAGCTCGTGGGGCTCAAGAAAGAAGCGTTCGGTAGGCCCGTCGACGTGTTTTACGGAATACCGTACGCAGAGCCGCCGCTAGACGACCTCAGATTTCAGAAGCCCGTGCCGGTGACACCATGGAAGGGTCTTCGCGACGCGTCGACCCCGCCTTTCCCGTGCAAGCAGCCAGACTTTTTCGTGCACCAGAACTACACAATACTGACGCGAAACTCCACTGAAGACTGCCTCTACCTCAATGTGTGGACGCCCGCGAGATACTGTCGGGACATTAAAACGTGCGGTCCAAAGGCCGTCATGGTGTTTATCCACGGTGGAGCCTTCACGTACGGCAGCAGCAGCTGGTCCTTCTACGACGGCATCCACTTCGCCGCGGCTGGAGACGTCGTGGTCGTCACGCTCAACTACCGAGTCGGGCCCTTCGGCTTCTTCAGCTCGAGACTCGACGGTCTCAACGGAAACCAGGGCATGTACGACCAGATCCTCGCACTCACGTGGGTCAAGTCCAACATCAAGCACTTCGGTGGCGACCCCGAACTAATCACAGTGTTCGGTCAGAGCGCTGGAGCAATTTCGGTGGGATACCTGCTCGTCTCGCCGCTCAGTCGCGGATTGTTCCGGCGGGCCATCATGGAAAGCGGGAGTCCCTTCTGGATGTTGCACGACAGTCGAGACACAGCGCTGCAGAAGAGCTTCTCGCTGGCCAACGCGCTAGGTTGCACGACAGGCTTCGAGAAGACCATCGAAGACCCCCAGGTGATGAGCTGTCTCCGCTCGAAGGATGCCAACGAGATTGTGAGCGTGGCCACGGAGGTCCTGGGATCCCAGGCCGAGACGTTCTTCCCGAGTCGCGACGGCGAACTCTTTCCGGACGACGCCAACGTACTGATGGACGCCATGAAGACTACCGGTGTGGAACTGCTAATCGGAAACAATAGGAACGAAGGCACCTACTTCGTCTACAACTTCCTCACCAAGGGACTCAAGTTCCAGAATCTGGCGCACATCACCAAAGACGAGCTCGGCTTCTACATGGTTCTCTTCTTCCGGACGATGCTGCAGTCGGGCGTGAACGAAATCCGCGAGTTTTACCTGGACAAGCTGAACAGCACCGATCCTGGGGTGGTGTTGCAACGTGGATCGGACGCTGTGGGTGATTTCCTGATCACGTGCCCCAGTCGCTACTTTGCGGAGAAGTACCAGCGCAAGGGGCAGCCTGTGTACTACTACCAGTTCTCGCACCGTCCCAGCTTCAGCGTGTGGCCGCCCTGGATGGGTGCGACGCACTTCGACGAGTTCCCTTTCGTATTCGCGCATGCCATGGCCTTTCCCGAGCTGGTGACGCCTGAGGAGACGTCGCTAAGTAGGCAGTTGGTCGAGATATGGACAACATTCGCCAAAATTGG